A region of Candidatus Dependentiae bacterium DNA encodes the following proteins:
- a CDS encoding ATP-binding cassette domain-containing protein — MLVVKNITKKFHDKKVIDDISFCVKPGEIVALLGQSGVGKSTMLRVLSNLETIDNGSMELDGKSLDFKKVGMVFQDFNLFSHMTIEQNLILPLMKVALKTEQEAQKITRALLDQFNVLSKAKNYPVSLSGGQKQRVAIARALCMNPKVLCLDEPTSALDPKLTSEVAQIITQLAQQKIMIVIATHDIGLLESLSSTIHLMKDGKIIETASTQELQQNSTSFEKIKNFIMGK; from the coding sequence ATGCTAGTCGTTAAAAATATTACAAAAAAATTTCATGATAAAAAAGTAATTGACGACATTTCTTTTTGCGTAAAGCCGGGAGAAATAGTTGCCCTACTCGGACAGTCTGGTGTTGGAAAATCAACAATGCTCAGAGTACTTAGCAACCTAGAAACAATTGACAACGGGAGTATGGAGCTCGACGGAAAATCTCTTGATTTCAAAAAAGTTGGTATGGTTTTTCAGGACTTTAATTTGTTTTCTCACATGACCATTGAGCAAAATTTAATTTTGCCTCTCATGAAAGTTGCGCTAAAAACAGAACAAGAAGCACAAAAAATAACTCGCGCGCTACTAGATCAATTTAATGTTTTATCAAAAGCTAAAAACTACCCTGTTTCGCTTTCTGGCGGACAAAAACAACGTGTCGCAATTGCAAGAGCTCTTTGCATGAACCCTAAAGTCCTATGTCTTGATGAACCAACTTCTGCGCTCGACCCAAAGCTAACAAGTGAAGTAGCTCAAATAATTACGCAGCTTGCGCAACAAAAAATTATGATTGTTATTGCAACGCATGATATTGGACTTCTTGAATCACTTTCAAGCACAATACATCTGATGAAAGATGGTAAGATTATTGAAACCGCATCAACGCAAGAACTGCAGCAAAACAGTACTTCTTTTGAAAAAATAAAAAACTTTATAATGGGAAAATAG
- a CDS encoding amino acid ABC transporter permease encodes MIDLEILKEYGPLFFNGLTMSLRIAFLSCCLGTLFGTVAGIILAGSSKVLRFFVTLYVTIIRGTPMLIQITATYFLLIYAGFQISALYSAIFSIGLNSGAYVSQIVLSGIKSVGKGQIEAAKVLGFSQGQIISLIVLPQALRNVLPALGNEFVTLVKDSSLASIIGVYELTKQGDIVMSQTYDYPAVYLIIGLCYLSITTIVSLLISMLEKRLNKHASR; translated from the coding sequence ATGATTGATCTAGAAATACTTAAAGAGTATGGGCCACTATTTTTTAACGGGCTTACAATGTCCCTTCGCATCGCCTTTTTAAGCTGCTGCTTAGGCACTTTATTTGGTACGGTGGCTGGAATTATTCTTGCTGGATCTTCTAAGGTCCTTCGTTTTTTTGTAACATTATATGTAACAATTATTCGTGGCACACCGATGCTTATTCAAATTACTGCAACATATTTTCTATTAATTTATGCCGGCTTTCAAATTTCTGCTTTATATTCTGCAATTTTTTCCATTGGGCTAAATAGTGGAGCCTACGTTAGTCAAATTGTTTTATCTGGAATTAAATCTGTTGGCAAGGGTCAAATCGAAGCTGCAAAAGTGCTTGGATTTAGCCAAGGGCAAATCATTTCACTCATAGTCTTGCCACAAGCATTAAGAAATGTTCTTCCTGCTCTTGGAAACGAATTTGTAACGCTGGTCAAAGACTCTAGCCTTGCCTCCATCATCGGAGTTTATGAATTAACAAAACAAGGCGACATTGTCATGAGTCAAACATATGATTATCCAGCCGTTTATTTAATCATAGGTCTTTGTTATTTAAGCATAACAACCATAGTTAGTTTATTAATTTCTATGCTTGAAAAAAGGTTAAACAAACATGCTAGTCGTTAA